The DNA region CGATAGTTCCGAGTTCTACTCGGAGCACTGGTGCTCTGTGCCAATGTCTTATCGCATTTAATGCTTGGGGTTTCTTTCGACACATGCAGGAGTGGTTGACGCAAAACCCCAGGAGATCTTGTGCACATTACCTAATGATACGTCATCATGAccttttgccaaaaaaaagtgGAGGGGATATTTCACAACCACACAAAATATCCATTGTGTTTTTTCAAATTTCGAAAAACCTGCTTACTGGAGAACCAACTTTCCCCCATTCTTCTCTGGATTCCGAAAAGATGGGACGATATTTATTGGTTGGCCCGGAGTTCCTACTCATATGAGGGATCTTCCCGAGGGTTCACGGAGCTACCCAGAAAAGACCTGATATCCCGGCTAGATGACTCGAAGACAACCAAGGACCCGATTAGATATACATCCTACTCGGAGACTCAAGTTTCCACTCGGAGAAGCAGCTTATCAAGATGTTCCCCTTAGTTGTGCTAAGTTTCTTGACCCGTCACACCTTATTTAATGTACTCATGGGCAGTTTAACTATGAGTAGTATAAATCTACTATATATATACGATGATCTTATCCGTATCCCTGGGAGTCTCCTATATACTTGGAGCACACGATCGTATCTAGAAAGGAATCCCTAGAAGTAAGGTAACTGCTCGCAGGTATCGGGATGTCCCTTAGATATGAAAATCTATCTTTAAGTTTAAGGATGACAAAATCCTAACCGAAGAGGAGTCCGGATGCTACATGGCGAACCCCCCTTTATAAGGGCCCAGGGACCCAGCGAAGAAGGGGACGATTGATCATGCTAGACACAAAACAACTTGAAGCACAATCACAGCTCGCCAGATGATGCAAGGAGCGTCCGACTAGTTGTAGATCATATCTAGATTAGCCACGACCCCCTTGTAATCTGTCTCGTGAGTAATACAAGAACACATGGCGTATGGTTGTTATCTTCAtggaggcctaaacctgtataaaccTTTTTCTCTCGACGCTTGATTCAGCATACGAAAGTATCCCCTATTATCCTCCAAGAGGCCTAAAATCTGTATAAACCTATATCTCTTGATGCTTGATTCGGCACACGAAATTACCCCCTAAATCACATTATGTATTCGTAAGATCAACGGTTTACCAATCGTCTACACCCCTGTTGTCCTTCCAACGGGTGATAGGTTTAATAAAATAAACATGTTTCCCTTCCAACACGCAATaggttagaaaaaaataaaaatacaacattcCAATgcactcaaaattcaaaatactatcgaaaTTATTATGaaaagttataaaaaaaatgtatggtGTACAGGATAATATATTCTAGCGCTTCAAAAATTTTCAACTCAAGCAGTTACCTATACAATGAGGAACAAAAGACAAATAATTGTACACACTATATGTTTGCCTAAAATTTTTAGAGAACTAGATAATAATATTCTCTACATcaaattttttcagaattttcatgactatttagACAGtggtttgaattttgagagtaatgaaaagtaatattttttattttaaaacacGTCGCCCTTTCTGCGGGCAACGGTagcctagttttgtaattttttcaaacggatgcttatttttataattttttgattttcaaaataaaaaaataaaaaaatctgcaCTTGAGGAAAAAAGACCCAACCTAAAAAAGCCAGGGCCCAACCCTCTGGGCCAATTTTGGCTTGCCCAAACAGCCTGTTGACTGCTACGGGTAGGCTTGAGCAACAAGTTGCAAGCTCGAAAAAATTAGGCCCAGCCTTGAGCCCGATCCGAAACATTAAATTTTATTATTCTCCCACATAAAAATCATTCAAGCAGCTTGCCCTGAGCCCAAGCCCAGCCCAAACATGGCCCAAATATGTTGCTCAATAGGAATTTAGGGCCGGCCCTGGGCAGTCATTTTAGGCCAAAAATTTCGGGCTTTTGTTTGGCGCGAGCCCGGTCTGGCCCATGGGCTACGTTGGCGTAACTGCGTTGAGTTGGGCCAGGGGCGGGCTGCGTGGATGTGCGACCGTCCGCGAAGTGCGCCCTCTATCAAGTGCTATCAACGCCTGTCCACCGCCCTCGACTCCCCGCAGGCAGTTACACTCTAGGTCACCCGCCACGGGAGGGATTAGGGTTTGTCCCTCGTGGTCCAGGGTCTCTACACCGCAAGACTTGCGCATCTATCCGAGGTAtgtggtcgccgccgccgccgccgccgccgctgcggccGGTAGACGCAGAGAGAAATAGCAGGAGTGTTGAAGGGTGGGTTCGTCCTGGGGAGATGCAAAAGAGCAACAGGATGGCTCGACCCCAAGATAGTTTAATCGATGGtaatcctctctctctctctctctctctctctctctctctcacacacacacacacacacacacacacacacacacacacacacttttGATTATCGTGATTACCCCTTCTTAGTTTTTTGCTTGTTGGTTTATTTTCTTTATGTTATCGAAAGGAAAATTGCTGAGTTATAGTGACGGATCGATTAATTGATTATTCGCTTATCCTCTCTTCATCTCATGATTGATGGTGAAGAAGGAGGAGACGTAGCAGttgaagaaggagaaggggacATAGCAgttgaagaagaggaagaagcgtTCAACTTTGATGAGATACATGAGATGGGAGGTCTTCATCTGGTCGGAGGTGTAGATTTCATTAACCAGCGAACTGCGTTGTTCTGCGACCTTCCTTTGCGCCGGATTCTCAACTCTGATGAGCGCTTTCAAGCTTATTTGCAATTTCTTGAAGAAGCATCGCAAATCGCTGCAACTGAACTGGTTTCTTCATATAATTCACCTGTGCGTTTCACATTGCATTGGACTGACTACTACTAGTTGCAAATCCATTTTatctttctctttggtttttTCACAGTTTTGCAATCCATGATTTGTTGCGCTTGCAGGTTGATTTGATTCGCTTCACTGATGCGGACagaaaaagatttttttccGATTGTTTTGACTACATAATGATGTGCCGTGATGTATGTTCCTTTATGCTTCCAACTGGTTTCCTCTTTCCCTTCTACTTTTCTCTAAATTATTTCTGTCCAAGTGCAGTAGACCTCCTAACTACAATATTTATAAACATAATGGCTACTGTTTCTCGGGACTTGCAAAACTTTTGTTCAAATGATTGACGCCAAACGATTATTTGGTTTCTGATGCCAGCAATCATGTTGTGTTTCAAATGTATAACTTATTAGCCTGAGGCCAGTTAACGCCAGCAACCAGTTGATAACTGGCAGGGTGATAGAACCATACCTTGCATGTTATGGTTTTGTTCCACACATTTATACGCCATATTTTGGCTGCTAGTGTGTTAAAACTCGCAATGGATGTCAGCCATATTAGGTGATTATTGTCCAATATATGGACGGTTTTATCAAGACTAGGGGCCACCAAATGGGGCATCCTTGGTTGTTTTTTATGGGGCCCAGAATATGCTACctctagaatttttcatgaagaTGAGGGGTTGCTTGATCCATCGACTTCATTTAGAATGTTGAGTGTTGCTTCATTTGTTTGTATACTTTTAAGAAGATGTTAGGAATTTCTATTTAATATGAATGGCAGCGCTCCTGCCGAGTTctgtaaaaaaatatgttaggaAGACAAGacaagactgcatttaaaagtTATTTAGTACTATAAGTATGCAATTTTTTGACATCTTGTTCTTTCAAACTAAGAGGTAGAAGCTTGTGGTATTTTTTGGAGTATCTATAGTTTCCACAAAGTTGTTTACTCTTTTAATTTCTACATTGTATTACAGCTTGTTCTTTCAAACTTATAGGAAGAAGCTAGTAGTATTTCTTGGAGTTTGTATAGTTTCCACAAAGTTGTTTACTCTTTTAATTTATACATTGCATTTTTTAATTTGTATCTCATCTGATAATTTCTTATTCCTTTGATATGTCCTCTATCATGCAGCGTTCTAACATTGCCGATGATAAAAGTAATGGCTGCAGGGTTGATaacatttcaaaaaaatttcaccTGACTGAGGGTGACATCCAGTGCCACAAGAATGTAAGTGCTTGTAACGAGAATGTGTGTTTTATTTCTGTTGTTTGGCAAGATGTCTTGATTTATTTGTCCACGAACATAACAGCATGTTGCTGTTGTAACCACAAAAGCTACTGATGCATTCTAATAAACTTTATGCAACAACCTAACCAGTGATGAAACAGAAAAATTTCTTTGTGCCATTAAGCCATATTCTTCACAATGCCAACAAGCTTTCACATATTTGTTTTTGTCATCATTTCATGAGTGCCATGTCTGGTTCTCAAATTGCTGCCATTCTCTGTCATGTCAAGCATGTTCTACAAAGTGGGatgtttcagatttttttttttttttgtaatgcTAATTGTGAAGTTCAGTTCGTGTTTTGATTGTGGATCATTGAAAAGTCTTGTTAATATCATTGTTTTTCCTTGTGCAAATAGCTTTGCACGTCTATCACTCTGTGTTTGTGGAGAGTAATGGTGAACCTGTAATATTCGAAGTACTACTCATAGTTGTACCCTTTTTTATTTCCCAGAACAAAAAGGAGGTTTTACAGACATTTGTTCAGACTCGGAGACATTTTGCGTACCGAAAAGGACTTCTAAAGCTTGACTTTATTCAGGTGCCTATCAGTTTCATCATTTATGCTTTACTATATTGAATTTGTCCTTACGCAGTTCATACCTTGTGCAGTCGAACAGTGATCCTGCATATGTTCTAGAAAGGCTTAAATCTTCAAACATATGGTCCGAGTTGGGACATCATGAGCGAAGACTTGGTTTGGAGGTTCTTGGTACCATATGTTTCATAAGATGAATGTCCAGTTTCGTCATGTAATATAGCTACATTCTTTTTCACAGAGCCATATGAACCTTTTGAAGGAACTTGAAAAGACTAAAAGCAGTAGTCTATCTGAGGTATGAAACTGCCATTCTtctttgactgtgatactagaTTTATCTCAGGACTTACATCTGATTGCTGTTCTAAATCTATTTATGTACAAGTTTCCTATATTTTTCTCCATGCACACCTTTGTGAACATACCTATCTGCTAGATACAACTATACAAGTAGTAGAAATTTTATGTTTGGCCTCCTAAGCCATGGGCATGACGTGCCACATGACCGTGACACCTATGAACTATTTCTAATAGCTTGGATGCTGGGTAGGCTGTGGAATTGGCGGTGGTTGGTTGCCATACCTGACTAGTAGAGATGATTCTCTGCAGCTAATCGACAAAATGCCTCAGCAGTAGATATTTTTCCCTTCCTATTCTGTGGCAAAAGTTATAATGGTCACTTGACCCTGGCCAAGCTCATTCACCCTTGTCAGAATGGCAGCAGTAGCATCAACAAAGCCAAGCCTTTGGTcccaacactactacagaactagtcataagtgccgttttatcagtgccggttcagttaaaatcagcactgatagggtatcagtgccggttggtagcAAAACGAAGCATCAACTCGCCCATTTAGATAAAAACCGGTACTAATATTAGTAATCGGACCCGAAATTACAGTACAATGGAATTTTGGCTCGTGATTTTGGTGTCCGCTCGTATCAGTGCCGCTTCCTAAtacgaatcggcactgatattaGTCGGACCCGAAATTGCAGTGGAATGGAGTTTTGGCTCGCGATTTTGGCATCCGGCTCGGTCGCTGCTCCGTCCTTATCCTCTCATCCGTCGTACTCACCCccatccctcctctctctcatccAACTCCACTCCAGTCTCCTCCCACTCCCGCCGTGCCCCGGTAGGCAGCCGCCACACCGATTTCTCCGGGAACACCACCACTCCAGTCTCCTCCCCGAGACACAAAGCGAGGGAGCGGGTTACCGGCCAGCCCTCGAGGCTCTGCTGCTGACTCGCCGTCCGCCGACCACGCCGAGGCTCCAGTTCCAGATCCGCAAGGGATCTCCTGATCCTCCCTCCCTGCTCCACGCGAACTCGTCATGCTCATCCACAAATGCGAGTCAATCCATCCGCGTTcttctattgctctttatgcTGGATCTTACTTGCTGCTAGCGGCTAGCCTGTTATAGTGCTACTGCTACATGTATGCAGAGAAGTCACAGATGGTATGTGTTGTTCGTGCTTCCTGCTTGCCTTTTTTTGTTGGAATCCTTGCTTGCTTGAGTAAAGATTGTGCCAACGACTTGATACGAATGTTCTGTATTTGTGGAGAGAAGAGACTTTGGAACGAAGTGACTGAGTGTGAACAATCACTTGATACAAATCTTCTGTATTTTTCTCATTTAGCTTGTTGAAATGGATGCTATGTGAGATGATTTGATTTGAGtgtgagatgtgtttgtatggatgagagcacaacggcggtggcggcggtagGAGCACGAGCAcgacggcggtggtggcggcacgAACGGCAGCCGAGCCTCGGCTCGTGCGAGCCgacttgtttatttttttagctcGGGAATCTTTTTCAATACCGGTTGGAGGCATGAACCGGTACTAAAAAGaattttcagtgccagttctaaaccgacactgatagtcattatcagtgtcgagtaaaTAGTGCCGATtgaaaaaccggcagtgaagccaTTTTTTAACCGGCATTGATCCGTAGTTCTGCAGTAGTGCTAGCATGTTAGGGTAGATTAGAGATGAAAACCAATTGTCACATGAACCAAAGAAAACCCCGTTTCACGGAGTGGCATGAGTAATTTATATTTATGttgaattttcaatttttctaaAGATTCAATATAGATGGCCCCATCTTATGATTATCCAGTTGGGGCCCTTATCACCGTGTAAGCGACGGTTACTGGTCAATTTCCATTGTGATGTGACGCCCTGAGTTTGTTCGATTGATTATTACTATTCATTCAGCCAGTCATCCAGTTCTATTTTGGTCTCGATGCATCTTTTTGCAGCCTTTCCAACAATGTACTGTTTGTTCAatcatgtattttgtttgtttttggaAACAAATATGGATGCAGGAATAAACTATTGCTAGATTTCTGCCGTTGCTTGTGTTATATGACATATCATGTGCAGGCTTTACACTGTGCACCTTATCGCCTTTGAATTTTGCAGTATGAAAATCTAGGTTTAGAGAAGATCAATTTGGAGCTGGGTTCAGAACTACAGAAACATCTAGATGACTCTGACTGGGTAATCTTCATGATGCTAAATTGCAGCTTTCTTATGACCTAGTTCTTATTTTGGTAGCTAGAGTTCTTATCTCTGTTTCTTTTTTCATAATTTATAGAGGCTTATGCATCAATACTGCATCCGTAAGAAATTGATGAACCTTTCAAGAGAATGTGCTATTCAAGCAGAAGCTACTGGATATATTCTTTGTGAAGAGGTCAGTTTTTTAGCCTCTCCCATTTTGCAATTAAGGTACTTCTGAAACATAAATTAGTAGAGATAACTAAAATAAATTGCAGTCTGCCATTTTCATAGATTGTTCACAACAAAAGGCAAATCCAAAATTAGTGATACCTCAGTCTAACATGGCTATTTTGGCACAGTTTGACATTGATTGTTACTTTTCGTGTTGATTTATAATTAAGGCATATTGGTTTATACTGTTATATGGGACTCTTCCATCTCATGCTCTATTCCGTGTGTTAATTTTACACATGGCCACAAGAGTTTGCGAATGCATGTGCTTCTTTTGGGTGGTTATTATTAttagtattattattattatcattattattacTTTGCATCTTGTATCTTACAACCCACTTCCCTGTAATGTACTATATACAAGTTGTTTTGGCTGTCTAATCTTCATGGTTGTACAAGTTGCAATAAATGAAAAGGCAGCTACCTGccagaaattaaaaaaaaaagcacaaatAGATTCAAAGGATATTTACTTGAGCCCCTGAACAGTGAACAGTTGTACTGAATGtgcattaattatttttttttttaaaaatatccTCTACTGCAGGCTCTACCTGTGCCTTCGATGGAACAGATAGCTGCTAATACAGAAGTTAAGAGGATCAAGCAAACAGTGAAGCAGCCAGTCGAGGGTTACCTAGCTAAGAGGTTGCCTTACATGAAGCAAACACTGAAGCAGTCACTGGGGGGTTTCCTGCGTCGAATAAATGAGAAGTTTCGAAGTGGTCATGCACGTGTTAATGCGTGGCGGGGATTGGCTTTGGCAGCTACAGTTGCAACTCTCGCATCAGCCGGCATTTCAAATAAGCGCTAGAGCTGAAAGCTTCACAGTTGACGTGCAGGTGGCATGTGCAAAATATATGTATGCAGTACACATAACTTATGGTTCGCTAGCATGC from Phragmites australis chromosome 8, lpPhrAust1.1, whole genome shotgun sequence includes:
- the LOC133926469 gene encoding uncharacterized protein LOC133926469 isoform X2: MWSPPPPPPPLRPVDAERNSRSVEGWVRPGEMQKSNRMARPQDSLIDGGDVAVEEGEGDIAVEEEEEAFNFDEIHEMGGLHLVGGVDFINQRTALFCDLPLRRILNSDERFQAYLQFLEEASQIAATELVSSYNSPVDLIRFTDADRKRFFSDCFDYIMMCRDRSNIADDKSNGCRVDNISKKFHLTEGDIQCHKNNKKEVLQTFVQTRRHFAYRKGLLKLDFIQSNSDPAYVLERLKSSNIWSELGHHERRLGLESHMNLLKELEKTKSSSLSEYENLGLEKINLELGSELQKHLDDSDWRLMHQYCIRKKLMNLSRECAIQAEATGYILCEEALPVPSMEQIAANTEVKRIKQTVKQPVEGYLAKRLPYMKQTLKQSLGGFLRRINEKFRSGHARVNAWRGLALAATVATLASAGISNKR
- the LOC133926469 gene encoding uncharacterized protein LOC133926469 isoform X1, with the protein product MWSPPPPPPPLRPVDAERNSRSVEGWVRPGEMQKSNRMARPQDSLIDEGGDVAVEEGEGDIAVEEEEEAFNFDEIHEMGGLHLVGGVDFINQRTALFCDLPLRRILNSDERFQAYLQFLEEASQIAATELVSSYNSPVDLIRFTDADRKRFFSDCFDYIMMCRDRSNIADDKSNGCRVDNISKKFHLTEGDIQCHKNNKKEVLQTFVQTRRHFAYRKGLLKLDFIQSNSDPAYVLERLKSSNIWSELGHHERRLGLESHMNLLKELEKTKSSSLSEYENLGLEKINLELGSELQKHLDDSDWRLMHQYCIRKKLMNLSRECAIQAEATGYILCEEALPVPSMEQIAANTEVKRIKQTVKQPVEGYLAKRLPYMKQTLKQSLGGFLRRINEKFRSGHARVNAWRGLALAATVATLASAGISNKR